Proteins encoded together in one Anopheles darlingi chromosome 3, idAnoDarlMG_H_01, whole genome shotgun sequence window:
- the LOC125956713 gene encoding alkylated DNA repair protein alkB homolog 8 codes for MLSKTGVKKIGKKIKRCQLLIAKDAGTQFSDEPSEFLCVCNAGLSTGLEQEGLLKEVLLHADEVQTIQMPPGKSYCYLSFLSIDAAKSVYKAMNGTCPLGQDGAVLLLAFCCGLPCCLTNPWSEPMPDGLVVVRDFVDTQLEQVLLGAVEFGEVQEYSSEQTATNALKNRQVKHYGYEFLYGTNNVDKTKPLLDRKIPSACDELWQRLQKLHPNLCWHVPDQLTVNQYEPGQGIPAHVDTHSAFEDPILSLSLGSDIVMEFKHVATGRQAFVDLPARSLLIISGESRYVWTHGITPRKLDTILVPNGNGLTIRKRQRRISLTFRKLRLSEQCDCSFSNCCDSKKRVFKHHAALLEAHAALVEAENVHRVYNQIAKHFSDTRHSPWPRVESFLQTLNAGDVLLDVGCGNGKYLGSNSSAFMLGCDRSDGLLQVCGDRGFNVLQCDCLALPLRDGSADACISIAVLHHLATTARRRKAISEMIRVLRTGGRALIYVWAKNQEENANKSSYLRQNKQNNKKVTSVSAAKTVSSIASMECVAGLPECTLPVHTNRTPFQHQDLLVPWKLRTESNEATEKQTFLRFYHVFEKYELEQICLDSGQNNVRIVESFYDQGNWCVVMQKIEPM; via the exons ATGCTGTCGAAAACTGGTGTAAAAAagattggaaagaaaattaaaagatGCCAACTGCTGATTGCAAAAGATGCAGGGACTCAGTTTTCGGACGAGCCGAGCGAG TTCTTGTGCGTGTGCAACGCCGGCCTTTCAACGGGACTTGAACAAGAAGGGTTGCTGAAGGAGGTCCTGCTGCACGCTGACGAAGTGCAGACAATTCAGATGCCGCCTGGAAAGTCCTACTGCTATCTGAGTTTCCTATCGATAGATGCGGCTAAATCCGTGTATAAGGCCATGAACGGAACGTGTCCCTTAGGACAAGATGGGGCGGTCTTATTGTTGGCATTTTGCTGTGGTCTTCCGTGCTGCTTGACCAATCCTTGGAGCGAACCGATGCCTGACGGATTGGTTGTGGTGCGCGATTTCGTCGACACACAGCTTGAACAGGTACTGTTGGGAGCGGTTGAGTTTGGAGAGGTTCAGGAATACAGCTCCGAGCAAACGGCGACAAATGCTTTAAAAAATCGTCAAGTGAAACATTACGGTTACGAGTTTCTTTATGGAACTAATAACGTGGATAAGACAAAGCCATTATTGGACCGCAAGATACCGAGTGCCTGCGATGAATTGTGGCAAAGACTACAGAAATTGCATCCAAACCTGTGCTGGCACGTTCCGGATCAATTGACGGTTAATCAATACGAGCCTGGACAAGGCATTCCGGCACATGTTGATACACACAGCGCCTTTGAAGATCCGATATTGTCACTTTCGCTCGGAAGTGACATCGTCATGGAGTTCAAACATGTCGCAACCGGTCGCCAAGCGTTCGTGGATTTACCGGCTCGTTCTTTACTGATCATATCTGGCGAGAGCCGCTACGTTTGGACTCACGGTATTACACCTCGTAAACTGGACACAATTTTGGTTCCCAATGGAAACGGGCTGACCATACGGAAGCGCCAACGGCGTATTTCGTTAACATTTCGCAAGCTTCGCCTTAGCGAGCAATGTGACTGCTCTTTTTCCAACTGCTGCGATTCAAAAAAACGAGTTTTTAAACATCATGCAGCTCTACTTGAGGCTCATGCAGCTCTGGTTGAGGCAGAAAATGTTCACCGAGTTTACAATCAAATAGCGAAACACTTTAGCGACACACGGCACTCGCCTTGGCCGAGGGTTGAATCCTTCCTGCAAACTCTAAATGCCGGTGACGTGCTACTTGATGTTGGttgcggaaatggaaaatatttagGATCGAATTCTTCGGCCTTCATG CTGGGCTGTGATCGTAGCGACGGCTTGCTGCAGGTGTGCGGCGATCGTGGTTTTAACGTGCTGCAGTGTGATTGTCTTGCCTTACCCTTACGTGATGGTTCCGCGGATGCATGCATCAGCATTGCCGTGCTACACCATCTTGCCACAACGGCACGACGACGGAAGGCGATTTCGGAAATGATCCGCGTACTACGCACCGGCGGACGAGCACTGATTTATGTATGGGCCAAAAATCAGGAAGAAAACGCCAACAAGTCAAGCTATCTAAGACAAaataagcaaaacaacaaaaaagtaacGTCAGTCAGTGCTGCAAAGACGGTGTCTTCTATTGCTTCCATGGAATGCGTTGCAGGATTGCCGGAATGTACGTTACCCGTGCATACGAATCGGACTCCATTTCAACATCAAGATCTGCTAGTGCCATGGAAACTACGAACAGAAAGCAacgaagcaacagaaaaacaaacgtttcTTCGCTTCTACCATGTCTTTGAAAAATACGAATTGGAGCAAATCTGTCTTGATAGTGGTCAAAACAATGTACGAATTGTTGAAAGCTTTTACGATCAGGGGAATTGGTGTGTTGTAATGCAGAAAATAGAACCAATGTAA
- the LOC125956712 gene encoding Bardet-Biedl syndrome 7 protein-like, producing MELELTRVDYINVGLTGPNCLQLLPPIGSTGGTSGYKQQQKVAIGDQEGVLQVFSMKKDELQMHFKTLPSERIASVKLGGQSGSVADKIFTASENKVRGFNKKGKLFLAFETNLTETIRSMCVNGSDLLVCGNHVYNHYRDCKEIGSYLCGDVIVDVAALCPNNTSRLITVLACSGRVLRVLEHSRVRQTLELDSVPTVLYVPKGIGNRLLCGFSDGSVLLFHLNLQVTEVKREVLVSDQLLKGGSDRGDGCSSAVTCLITYDLAGDGKEELIVGYRDGTLRVFTMHSDEYQFDMECTQIYSESFNESISSVQGGCVGATNYTEIVVCTYSGRVFGLTTQCISKCLSDSGHFADRATPVIVGQPIDPSAKLQRIKTEIYELEQTIAKERERYQLSTQALSTGLSAIPMLPVNDAFMLSKSDATYLLSLEIPTPIEHVLLQCDAPLSLLDVEKNSAVVSFSECDKLSGNSLLASYRCQLNTNRIDLMFRTIEGQTGTLQVYITPNLQPKCCQLKRYHIKPLSLHAIIHNATDTMLARPMNTLTLKGTFSQAEVHNWMINSIPELPEKLHDSGKVRHTFQHVFIGTLLVCEYGKGEASFRSDNISTISILKDFITKEATKKRIKLEISTSINESTIPSLIKLIEPKIMHYNRLTKDCQMAQALVDLDIRDESEFKMLSKEYQKLIRNQQFIDEEFRKQPTVLNRIYGILTDLYIDKFKFKGVNVKAKLPLLIDLLENYSYDELVRFYTAEKAEEGANKD from the exons ATGGAACTGGAATTAACGCGTGTTGATTACATCAACGTAGGGTTAACGGGTCCAAACTGCCTGCAGCTACTACCACCGATCGGTAGCACCGGAGGCACGAGCGGttacaagcaacagcaaaaagtcGCAATCGGTGACCAGGAGGGTGTGTTACAGGTTTTTTCGATGAAAAAGGACGAACTACAAATGCATTTCAAGACATTACCAAGTGAACGCATCGCCTCGGTAAAGCTTGGAGGACAATCAGGCTCGGTAGCCGACAAGATCTTTACCGCCTCCGAAAACAAGGTGCGAGGGTTCAATAAGAAGGGCAAGCTATTCCTCGCTTTTGAGACGAACCTCACAGAAACCATCAGGTCGATGTGTGTGAACGGCAGCGATCTGCTGGTGTGTGGTAACCACGTGTACAACCATTATAGAGATTGCAAGGAAATTGGATCGTATCTTTGCGGTGATGTTATTGTAGATGTAGCAGCACTCTGTCCGAATAATACCAGCCGGTTAATAACTGTACTGGCTTGCTCAGGGCGAGTTTTACGCGTCCTAGAACATTCCCGCGTCCGTCAAACACTGGAGCTGGACAGTGTGCCAACAGTGCTGTACGTTCCCAAAGGCATAGGTAATCGTCTGCTGTGCGGATTTAGCGATGGAAGTGTGCTTCTTTTTCACCTGAACCTACAGGTTACAGAGGTAAAGCGCGAGGTGCTGGTTTCAGATCAACTGTTAAAGGGAGGGTCAGACCGCGGTGACGGATGCTCTAGTGCAGTCACATGTTTGATCACATATGATCTAGCCGGTGATGGAAAGGAAGAACTTATTGTCGGTTACCGCGATGGTACTTTAAGGGTATTCACGATGCATTCGGACGAGTATCAGTTTGACATGGAATGCACACAGATTTATAGCGAAAGCTTTAACGAAAGCATCTCAAGCGTTCAAGGGGGCTGCGTCGGCGCTACAAACTATACGGAGATTGTAGTGTGCACATATTCAGGCCGAGTCTTTGGTTTAACAACGCAATGCATTAGTAAATGTCTTAGCGATAGTGGACACTTTGCCGATCGTGCTACACCGGTTATCGTTggtcaaccgatcgatccatcggCAAAGCTGCAGCGTATCAAGACGGAAATTTATGAGCTCGAGCAGACGATCGCCAAGGAACGCGAGCGATACCAACTTTCTACCCAGGCCTTGTCTACAGGACTTTCCGCAATTCCGATGCTACCTGTGAACGATGCATTCATGCTTTCTAAAAGCGATGCTACTTATCTACTATCACTAGAAATACCTACACCCATTGAGCACGTGTTATTACAGTGTGATGCTCCACTCAGTTTGCTCGATGTGGAGAAAAATAGTGCTGTGGTCAGTTTTAGCGAATGTGATAAGCTGAGTGGCAATAGTCTGTTAGCCAGCTATCGCTGCCAGCTGAACACGAACCGCATAGATTTGATGTTTCGTACGATTGAGGGTCAAACTGGAACGCTGCAGGTATACATTACACCCAATCTTCAGCCCAAATGTTGCCAATTGAAGCGTTACCACATAAAGCCGCTGTCACTGCATGCCATCATCCACAACGCAACGGATACAATGTTGGCTCGCCCGATGAATACCCTCACATTGAAGGGCACTTTCAGTCAGGCGGAAGTGCACAACTGGATGATCAATAGTATCCCCGAGCTACCGGAAAAGCTGCATGATAGTGGCAAGGTGCGGCACACGTTCCAGCACGTCTTCATCGGCACACTGCTGGTATGTGAATATGGTAAAGGGGAAGCGAGTTTCCGCAGCGACAACATATCCACCATATCGATTCTGAAAGATTTCATTACCAAAGAGGCGACTAAAAAACGTATAAAGTTAGAAATATCCACTT CTATAAATGAATCCACCATTCCATCGTTGATCAAATTAATTGAACCGAAAATCATGCATTACAACAGACTTACCAAAGATTGTCAGATGGCACAAGCCCTGGTCGATTTGGATATACGTGATGAGTCCGAATTTAAGATGCTTTCAAAGGAGTACCAGAAGTTGATTCGTAATCAGCAATTCATTGACGAAGAATTTCGGAAGCAACCGACAGTTCTCAATCGGATTTATGGCATCCTAACCGATCTGTACATCGATAAGTTTAAATTCAAAGGAGTTAATGTTAAAGCAAAACTTCCACTGCTGATCGATTTGCTAGAAAATTATTCCTACGACGAATTGGTCCGTTTTTATACGGCAGAAAAAGCCGAAGAAGGAGCTAATAAAGACTAA
- the LOC125956714 gene encoding RWD domain-containing protein 2A isoform X3, which produces MMEEEILQLEFLKQNLQLQLDEFQMLSEIFCSPGELQLDDYGSIENLTSFIADTKVRLDKKMEYQFTLPLLENEKVQILVELPHHYPVLEMPRIVIRSAIIARDQERELQKRIQQYIEAEIIERQDPYVYQIVCWIQDNFTDLLESSRERKDSPSSPSTNANITPKSIVFERLWIYSHHLKSKSKRQTIIKTARDLGLTGFSRPGKPAIICIEGPQSDTQDFWRTIKALRWQKIQIKLSETEMAFMDGSIEQTMAKLRRFETGFREELFCDMEEDSDAEDLPMSMSLFMKFLDKHNCSYIKKTFFGFQGSSALS; this is translated from the coding sequence ATGATGGAAGAAGAGATACTTCAGCTTGAGTTTCTGAAACAAAATCTACAGCTACAGTTGGACGAGTTTCAGATGCTTTCGGAAATATTCTGCAGTCCTGGCGAGCTGCAGCTGGATGATTATGGAAGCATCGAAAACCTGACCAGCTTCATTGCAGATACAAAGGTACGCTTGGACAAAAAAATGGAGTATCAATTCACTCTGCCTTTGCTGGAGAATGAGAAGGTACAAATTCTAGTTGAACTACCTCACCATTATCCGGTTTTGGAAATGCCACGTATTGTGATAAGATCGGCCATAATTGCAAGGGACCAGGAACGTGAGCTTCAAAAGCGTATTCAGCAGTACATCGAAGCCGAAATCATCGAACGACAGGATCCGTACGTTTATCAGATCGTTTGTTGGATTCAAGATAATTTCACTGATTTGCTAGAATCATCCCGCGAGCGGAAAGATTctccttcatcaccatcaacgaaCGCCAACATCACTCCAAAATCGATCGTATTCGAACGACTTTGGATTTACTCACACCATCTcaagagcaaaagcaaacggcaaacgatcATCAAAACGGCTCGCGACCTCGGACTTACTGGATTTTCACGACCCGGTAAACCGGCTATCATATGCATCGAAGGACCTCAGAGCGATACGCAAGACTTTTGGCGTACCATCAAAGCGCTCCGCTGGCAAAAGATACAAATCAAACTGAGCGAAACTGAAATGGCCTTCATGGACGGTTCTATCGAACAAACAATGGCTAAACTACGCCGTTTTGAGACCGGTTTCAGAGAAGAATTGTTCTGTGACATGGAAGAGGATTCAGACGCAGAAGATCTCCCAATGAGTATGAGCCTTTTTATGAAATTTTTAGACAAACACAACTGTAGTTACATCAAAAAGACTTTTTTCGGATTCCAAGGTTCGTCAGCCTTGAGTTAG
- the LOC125956714 gene encoding RWD domain-containing protein 2A isoform X2 gives MISLLFAPFSIRLKDYSQLMMEEEILQLEFLKQNLQLQLDEFQMLSEIFCSPGELQLDDYGSIENLTSFIADTKVRLDKKMEYQFTLPLLENEKVQILVELPHHYPVLEMPRIVIRSAIIARDQERELQKRIQQYIEAEIIERQDPYVYQIVCWIQDNFTDLLESSRERKDSPSSPSTNANITPKSIVFERLWIYSHHLKSKSKRQTIIKTARDLGLTGFSRPGKPAIICIEGPQSDTQDFWRTIKALRWQKIQIKLSETEMAFMDGSIEQTMAKLRRFETGFREELFCDMEEDSDAEDLPMSMSLFMKFLDKHNCSYIKKTFFGFQGSSALS, from the exons ATGATTTCTTTGCTGTTTGCCCCCTTTTCGATACGACTGAAAG ATTATTCGCAGCTAATGATGGAAGAAGAGATACTTCAGCTTGAGTTTCTGAAACAAAATCTACAGCTACAGTTGGACGAGTTTCAGATGCTTTCGGAAATATTCTGCAGTCCTGGCGAGCTGCAGCTGGATGATTATGGAAGCATCGAAAACCTGACCAGCTTCATTGCAGATACAAAGGTACGCTTGGACAAAAAAATGGAGTATCAATTCACTCTGCCTTTGCTGGAGAATGAGAAGGTACAAATTCTAGTTGAACTACCTCACCATTATCCGGTTTTGGAAATGCCACGTATTGTGATAAGATCGGCCATAATTGCAAGGGACCAGGAACGTGAGCTTCAAAAGCGTATTCAGCAGTACATCGAAGCCGAAATCATCGAACGACAGGATCCGTACGTTTATCAGATCGTTTGTTGGATTCAAGATAATTTCACTGATTTGCTAGAATCATCCCGCGAGCGGAAAGATTctccttcatcaccatcaacgaaCGCCAACATCACTCCAAAATCGATCGTATTCGAACGACTTTGGATTTACTCACACCATCTcaagagcaaaagcaaacggcaaacgatcATCAAAACGGCTCGCGACCTCGGACTTACTGGATTTTCACGACCCGGTAAACCGGCTATCATATGCATCGAAGGACCTCAGAGCGATACGCAAGACTTTTGGCGTACCATCAAAGCGCTCCGCTGGCAAAAGATACAAATCAAACTGAGCGAAACTGAAATGGCCTTCATGGACGGTTCTATCGAACAAACAATGGCTAAACTACGCCGTTTTGAGACCGGTTTCAGAGAAGAATTGTTCTGTGACATGGAAGAGGATTCAGACGCAGAAGATCTCCCAATGAGTATGAGCCTTTTTATGAAATTTTTAGACAAACACAACTGTAGTTACATCAAAAAGACTTTTTTCGGATTCCAAGGTTCGTCAGCCTTGAGTTAG
- the LOC125956714 gene encoding RWD domain-containing protein 2A isoform X1, which translates to MISLLFAPFSIRLKAAFSTPPNDYSQLMMEEEILQLEFLKQNLQLQLDEFQMLSEIFCSPGELQLDDYGSIENLTSFIADTKVRLDKKMEYQFTLPLLENEKVQILVELPHHYPVLEMPRIVIRSAIIARDQERELQKRIQQYIEAEIIERQDPYVYQIVCWIQDNFTDLLESSRERKDSPSSPSTNANITPKSIVFERLWIYSHHLKSKSKRQTIIKTARDLGLTGFSRPGKPAIICIEGPQSDTQDFWRTIKALRWQKIQIKLSETEMAFMDGSIEQTMAKLRRFETGFREELFCDMEEDSDAEDLPMSMSLFMKFLDKHNCSYIKKTFFGFQGSSALS; encoded by the exons ATGATTTCTTTGCTGTTTGCCCCCTTTTCGATACGACTGAAAG CCGCATTTTCAACACCGCCAAACG ATTATTCGCAGCTAATGATGGAAGAAGAGATACTTCAGCTTGAGTTTCTGAAACAAAATCTACAGCTACAGTTGGACGAGTTTCAGATGCTTTCGGAAATATTCTGCAGTCCTGGCGAGCTGCAGCTGGATGATTATGGAAGCATCGAAAACCTGACCAGCTTCATTGCAGATACAAAGGTACGCTTGGACAAAAAAATGGAGTATCAATTCACTCTGCCTTTGCTGGAGAATGAGAAGGTACAAATTCTAGTTGAACTACCTCACCATTATCCGGTTTTGGAAATGCCACGTATTGTGATAAGATCGGCCATAATTGCAAGGGACCAGGAACGTGAGCTTCAAAAGCGTATTCAGCAGTACATCGAAGCCGAAATCATCGAACGACAGGATCCGTACGTTTATCAGATCGTTTGTTGGATTCAAGATAATTTCACTGATTTGCTAGAATCATCCCGCGAGCGGAAAGATTctccttcatcaccatcaacgaaCGCCAACATCACTCCAAAATCGATCGTATTCGAACGACTTTGGATTTACTCACACCATCTcaagagcaaaagcaaacggcaaacgatcATCAAAACGGCTCGCGACCTCGGACTTACTGGATTTTCACGACCCGGTAAACCGGCTATCATATGCATCGAAGGACCTCAGAGCGATACGCAAGACTTTTGGCGTACCATCAAAGCGCTCCGCTGGCAAAAGATACAAATCAAACTGAGCGAAACTGAAATGGCCTTCATGGACGGTTCTATCGAACAAACAATGGCTAAACTACGCCGTTTTGAGACCGGTTTCAGAGAAGAATTGTTCTGTGACATGGAAGAGGATTCAGACGCAGAAGATCTCCCAATGAGTATGAGCCTTTTTATGAAATTTTTAGACAAACACAACTGTAGTTACATCAAAAAGACTTTTTTCGGATTCCAAGGTTCGTCAGCCTTGAGTTAG